Genomic DNA from Candidatus Brocadiaceae bacterium:
CGGCGCAGATGCACATCCACGCGCACGCTGCCATCAGTGCGAGGAACGCCGTTCGCCTTCCCATCGGATGCTCCTTCCGTTCTCTGAGTGTGTGCTTCCAAGCGGCACCCCCCCATACCCCACGCCGCATCGCCGCTCGGGCCGGCTATCTTGTATACCAGACGCGTGCCGCCCGTCAATGCGGTTTTCCTCGTGGCCCCGCCGGGGGCGGAGTAGAATGCTCCCGTGGTCCGCCGTCGGGCGGCGGACGTCCGAGAGACGGCACAGGAGGTCGGCGATGATGGGCGTGTTCCGGGCGGCGGCGACGGTTGCGTTGCTTGCGGCGGCGGGCGCCGCTCTGATACAGGGCCAGGAGGCCGGACAGGAGGCACCCATCGCCCGGGAGATCCAGTACCTGAGCGCCGCAGACGACACCATGCAGCCGGCGCTGTTCTACCGCCCGGAGACGGACGAGCCCCGCCCGCTGCTCGTGTCGCTCCACACCTGGGGCAGCACCTACAACACCGGCGTCACCGCCTACCGCGGCGACCGCCTGGCGGCCGAGAGGGGCTGGGTCTTCATCCACCCGGACTTCCGCGGCGCCAACCGCCGTCCCGAGGCCACGGGGTCCGATCTCGTGGTCGGCGACATCGTGAGCGCCGTGGACTACTGCCGGGAACACGCCAACGTCGACGAGAGCCGCATCTACCTGATGGGAGTCTCCGGCGGCGGCTACACGGCGCTGCTCATGGCCGGCCGGCGGCCGGACATCTGGGCCGGCGTCTCCGCCTGGGTGCCGATCTCGGACCTGAAGGCCTGGTACGTCGAGCATCACGCCAAGGGCTCCCGCTACGCGGTCGACGTCGCTCGCTCCTGCGGGGGCGACCCGACCAACGAGCCCGAGGCCGAGGCGCAGGCTGTGAAGCGCTCGCCGGTGACCTACCTCGCGAACGCGGTGGACGTGCCGCTCGACATCCACGGCGGGCTCACGGACAACATCGTCTCCTTCGCCCATTCCCTGTGGGCGTTCAACGCCGTGGCGGCCGAGGAAGACCGCATCCCCGACGACGCGATCGCCGCATTCGTGGAGACGAAGGAGGTGCCGCCCGGGCTCCGCGGAGGCGAAGGCGACGGGACGCGCGGCGTCGTCTTCAGCCGCACGTCCGGCAAGGCCCGGGTCGTCATCGGCCGGGGCGGCCACGGGGCCGTCAGCATCCGCGCCGCCGTCGAATGGCTGGCGCAGCAGAGGAAGGGCGAAGAACGGCCGACAGACGAACAGGCGGCCTCAGGCGCTTCGACGGGGGCGTGAACCGGATGCCCCCCCGGCGTCGGCAGGCGTGTGTCGGTGGGGCGGCGGTACGGTAGAATGGGGGTTCAACGCATGCATCGTCGGGGGGACGTTCCATGGGGCTGCTGGCCGTGGCCGTTCGCGTCTATGCCATCATGGTGATCGTGCGGGTGCTGTTCTCGTGGCTCCCGCCGCAGAGCCGCCGGAACGAGGTCTACCTGTTCCTGTTCTCGGCGACGGAGCCCCTTCTGGGTCCCCTCAGGCGGGCGCTGCCGCCGGCCGGCGGGTTCGACTTCTCGCCCCTGGTGGCCATCCTGATCCTGGAGGTTGTGGGGCACCTGCTGGGTGGGTAGGCGACGCCCGGACGCTCAGGGCACGGGGACGGTCTCCAGAACGCGCCCGATGACCTCGTCGGGGCGCACGCCTTCGGCCTCGGCCTCGAAGGTCAGGATCAGCCGGTGCCGCAGCACGTCGGGGGCGGCGGCCTGCACGTCGTCCGGCAGCACGTGTGCGCGGCCCGCCATCAGCGCACGGGCGCGCGCCACCATCACCAGGTGCACGGCTGCCCGCGGCGAGGCCCCCCAGGCGACCAGCGATCGCAGGTCCGAGCCCGTCTCGCGGGTGGCGCGCACCAGGTCCACGGCGTAGTTGCGGGCGCGCGCGTCCACGTAGATCCGGTCGGCGACCGCGCGGGCTTCGGCGATGTCGGACTTCTCAAGCACCGCCCGGGCAGACGACGGCGGCCGGGAGGTCGCCATTCGCTCGACGATCTCCCGTTCGGCCTCGCGTTCGGGGTACGGCACCTTCAGCTTCAGGAGGAACCGGTCCACCTGGGCCTCGGGCAGGGGGTAGGTGCCCTCCTGCTCGACCGGGTTCTCTGTGGCGACGACCATGAAGGGATCGGGCAGGGGGAGGGTGCGGCCGGCAAGG
This window encodes:
- a CDS encoding prolyl oligopeptidase family serine peptidase; its protein translation is MMGVFRAAATVALLAAAGAALIQGQEAGQEAPIAREIQYLSAADDTMQPALFYRPETDEPRPLLVSLHTWGSTYNTGVTAYRGDRLAAERGWVFIHPDFRGANRRPEATGSDLVVGDIVSAVDYCREHANVDESRIYLMGVSGGGYTALLMAGRRPDIWAGVSAWVPISDLKAWYVEHHAKGSRYAVDVARSCGGDPTNEPEAEAQAVKRSPVTYLANAVDVPLDIHGGLTDNIVSFAHSLWAFNAVAAEEDRIPDDAIAAFVETKEVPPGLRGGEGDGTRGVVFSRTSGKARVVIGRGGHGAVSIRAAVEWLAQQRKGEERPTDEQAASGASTGA
- a CDS encoding YggT family protein → MGLLAVAVRVYAIMVIVRVLFSWLPPQSRRNEVYLFLFSATEPLLGPLRRALPPAGGFDFSPLVAILILEVVGHLLGG
- a CDS encoding MoxR family ATPase, translated to MPESPQRDLQERLDGIRPRLDAVRRQVHHVVIGLDPLIDGMLSALVCGGHVLLEGVPGLAKTLCATTLAGALAVDFGRVQFTPDLLPGDLLGAEVYSPQTGEFFVRRGPIFVNLLLADEVNRAPAKVQSALLEAMQEHQVTLAGRTLPLPDPFMVVATENPVEQEGTYPLPEAQVDRFLLKLKVPYPEREAEREIVERMATSRPPSSARAVLEKSDIAEARAVADRIYVDARARNYAVDLVRATRETGSDLRSLVAWGASPRAAVHLVMVARARALMAGRAHVLPDDVQAAAPDVLRHRLILTFEAEAEGVRPDEVIGRVLETVPVP